The following coding sequences lie in one Paracidovorax avenae genomic window:
- a CDS encoding amino acid ABC transporter permease codes for MELDFSPVWAGWPQLLEGAAVTVEITAASLLLGCVMGLLVGIGRLNPRNRIVYGLCTAYVAVIRGTPLLVQLFILFFGLPQFGILLPAFVCGVIGLGIYSGAYVSEIVRGAIQSIDKGQMEAARSIGMSSGQAMRSVVLPQAVVRMIPPLGNEFIALIKNSALVSLLTIHDLMHEGQKIISVSYRSLEVYLAIAVVYFVLTGATTLVLRHIELRLRAGGMVQ; via the coding sequence ATGGAACTCGATTTTTCCCCCGTGTGGGCCGGCTGGCCCCAATTGCTGGAGGGCGCGGCGGTGACCGTGGAGATCACGGCCGCCTCGCTGCTGCTCGGATGCGTCATGGGCCTGCTGGTGGGCATCGGCCGCCTCAATCCCCGCAACCGCATCGTGTACGGCCTGTGCACGGCCTACGTGGCCGTCATCCGCGGCACGCCGCTGCTGGTGCAGCTCTTCATCCTGTTCTTCGGCCTGCCGCAGTTCGGCATCCTGCTGCCGGCTTTCGTGTGCGGTGTGATCGGGCTGGGCATTTACTCGGGCGCCTATGTGTCCGAGATCGTGCGCGGCGCGATCCAGTCGATCGACAAGGGGCAGATGGAAGCAGCGCGCTCCATCGGCATGTCCTCCGGCCAGGCCATGCGCAGCGTGGTGCTGCCCCAGGCCGTGGTGCGCATGATCCCGCCGCTGGGCAACGAATTCATCGCGCTGATCAAGAACTCGGCCCTGGTGTCGCTGCTCACCATCCACGACCTCATGCACGAGGGCCAGAAGATCATCAGCGTGTCGTACCGCTCGCTGGAGGTGTACCTGGCCATCGCGGTCGTGTACTTCGTGCTCACGGGGGCCACCACGCTGGTGCTGCGCCACATCGAACTGCGCCTGCGCGCCGGAGGGATGGTGCAATGA
- a CDS encoding IclR family transcriptional regulator, protein MPKSALPAAVPTADRVLQVLAVLAQQGKASSAPELMELTGLARSTLYRQLARLKRWGFVLESDGFYAPGPLSLQLALGFDLASHLVRQARPGMVELSQQSHESVGLIVAVNDQAICLDMVESHHSLRCSFEKGRSVPLRAGASAKCVLAHLPEAARDAVLDAQWGPGTPGRRAARDELDAIRTAGFAVSEGEVDPGVWGCSVPLFGASRQAAGAITLMAPILRAQGQEQTLIRMAVVAAARISRELLLH, encoded by the coding sequence ATGCCCAAGAGCGCCTTGCCCGCCGCCGTACCCACCGCAGACCGTGTGCTGCAGGTGCTGGCGGTGCTGGCCCAGCAGGGAAAGGCTTCGTCGGCGCCGGAGCTCATGGAACTCACCGGCCTCGCGCGCAGCACGCTGTACCGGCAGCTCGCGCGGCTCAAGCGCTGGGGCTTCGTGCTCGAGAGCGATGGCTTCTACGCACCCGGCCCGCTGAGCCTGCAGCTCGCTCTCGGGTTCGACCTGGCTTCGCACCTCGTGCGGCAGGCGCGGCCCGGCATGGTGGAGCTCTCGCAGCAATCGCACGAAAGCGTGGGCCTGATCGTGGCCGTGAACGACCAGGCGATCTGCCTCGACATGGTGGAGAGCCACCATTCGCTGCGCTGCTCGTTCGAGAAGGGGCGCAGCGTGCCGCTGCGCGCGGGCGCCTCGGCCAAATGCGTGCTGGCCCACCTGCCCGAAGCCGCACGCGACGCTGTGCTCGACGCCCAGTGGGGCCCGGGCACGCCGGGCCGCCGGGCCGCGCGCGACGAACTCGACGCCATCCGCACGGCAGGCTTCGCCGTGAGCGAAGGCGAGGTGGACCCGGGCGTGTGGGGCTGCAGCGTGCCGCTCTTCGGCGCTTCGCGCCAGGCCGCCGGCGCCATCACGCTCATGGCGCCGATCCTGCGGGCGCAGGGCCAGGAGCAGACGCTGATCCGCATGGCGGTCGTCGCCGCCGCGCGCATCTCCCGGGAACTGCTGCTGCACTGA
- a CDS encoding transporter substrate-binding domain-containing protein gives MTFRRRLLLSSMAALALGHASVHAQDNVLRVGTDATFPPMEFVENGKRTGFDVELVEAVGKALGKRVEWVDIDFKGLIPGLISRRFDMAVSAIYITDERKKVVDFTEPYYAGGLVAMVKDGNTSIRKPADLDGKKVTVQVGTKSVGFLTQNYPKVQRVEVEKNQEMFNLVDIGRADAAVTGKPAAYQYIRTRPGLRVLEEQLTTEEYGMALRKDTPELTRAVNGAIARLKADGTYAAIEKKWFSAPAAK, from the coding sequence ATGACCTTCCGCCGCCGCCTTCTTCTCTCCAGCATGGCCGCCCTGGCCCTGGGACACGCCAGCGTGCATGCCCAGGACAACGTGCTGCGCGTGGGCACCGACGCCACTTTCCCGCCCATGGAATTCGTCGAGAACGGCAAGCGCACGGGCTTCGACGTCGAACTCGTCGAGGCCGTCGGCAAGGCCCTGGGCAAGCGCGTCGAGTGGGTGGACATCGACTTCAAGGGCCTGATCCCGGGCCTGATCTCCAGGCGCTTCGACATGGCCGTGTCGGCCATCTACATCACCGACGAGCGCAAGAAGGTGGTGGACTTTACCGAGCCCTACTACGCGGGCGGCCTCGTGGCCATGGTGAAGGACGGCAACACGTCCATCAGGAAGCCCGCCGACCTGGACGGCAAGAAAGTTACCGTACAGGTGGGCACCAAGTCGGTGGGATTCCTCACGCAGAACTATCCCAAGGTGCAGCGCGTCGAGGTGGAGAAAAACCAGGAAATGTTCAATCTGGTGGACATCGGCCGCGCCGATGCCGCCGTCACCGGCAAGCCCGCAGCCTACCAGTACATCCGCACGCGCCCCGGCCTGCGCGTGCTCGAGGAGCAGCTCACCACCGAGGAATACGGCATGGCCCTGCGCAAGGACACGCCGGAGCTGACCCGCGCGGTGAATGGCGCCATCGCCCGGCTCAAGGCCGACGGCACCTATGCCGCCATCGAGAAGAAGTGGTTCAGCGCCCCGGCGGCCAAGTAA
- the hutU gene encoding urocanate hydratase — translation MNANDAILSAAANADPRHDPTRVIRAPRGSQLTCKNWLAEAAYRMLQNNLDPDVAENPQSLVVYGGIGRAARNWECFDQILASLKDLEADESLLIQSGKPVGVFKTHENAPRVLLANSNLVPKWGTWEHFNELDRKGLFMYGQMTAGSWIYIGAQGIVQGTFETFVEAGRQHYGNDLSGRWILTAGLGGMGGAQPLAGVLAGACVLAVECKQSSIDFRLRTRYVDKQAKDIDDALALIAHHTARGEAVSIALLGNAAEVLPELARRAKVGGPRPDIVTDQTSAHDLINGYLPVGWTVEQWQAAAADPAQHARLKQAAAQGCAVHVQAMLDFQAMGIPTVDYGNNIRQVAFDQGVKNAFDFPGFVPAYIRPLFCEGKGPFRWVALSGDPEDIYRTDARIKELFPENKHTHRWLDMARERIAFQGLPARICWLGLGERHKAALAFNEMVKNGELKAPIVIGRDHLDTGSVASPNRETEAMKDGTDAVSDWPLLNALLNTAGGATWVSLHHGGGVGMGYSQHAGVVIVADGTDEAAARLGRVLWNDPASGVMRHADAGYDIAIATAKKHRLHLPMVR, via the coding sequence ATGAACGCCAACGACGCCATCCTGTCCGCTGCCGCCAACGCAGACCCGCGCCACGACCCCACGCGCGTCATCCGCGCGCCGCGCGGCAGCCAGCTCACCTGCAAGAACTGGCTGGCCGAAGCCGCTTACCGCATGCTGCAGAACAACCTGGACCCGGACGTGGCCGAGAACCCGCAATCGCTGGTGGTCTATGGCGGCATCGGCCGCGCGGCGCGCAACTGGGAATGCTTCGACCAGATCCTGGCATCGCTGAAGGACCTGGAAGCGGACGAGTCCCTGCTGATCCAGTCCGGCAAGCCCGTGGGTGTGTTCAAGACGCACGAGAACGCGCCGCGCGTGCTGCTGGCCAATTCCAACCTCGTGCCGAAGTGGGGCACCTGGGAGCACTTCAACGAGCTGGACCGCAAGGGCCTCTTCATGTACGGCCAGATGACGGCCGGCAGCTGGATCTATATCGGTGCCCAGGGCATCGTGCAGGGCACGTTCGAGACCTTCGTCGAGGCCGGCCGCCAGCATTACGGCAACGACCTGTCGGGCCGGTGGATCCTGACGGCGGGACTGGGCGGCATGGGGGGAGCGCAGCCGCTGGCGGGCGTGTTGGCGGGGGCCTGCGTGCTGGCCGTCGAATGCAAGCAGTCCAGCATCGACTTCCGCCTGCGCACGCGCTACGTGGACAAGCAGGCGAAGGACATCGACGATGCGCTGGCGCTCATCGCGCACCACACGGCCCGGGGCGAGGCGGTGTCGATCGCGCTGCTGGGCAACGCCGCCGAGGTGCTGCCCGAACTGGCCAGGCGCGCGAAGGTGGGCGGCCCGCGGCCCGACATCGTGACCGACCAGACCTCGGCCCACGACCTCATCAACGGCTACCTGCCCGTGGGCTGGACCGTGGAGCAATGGCAGGCCGCCGCCGCCGACCCGGCGCAGCATGCCCGCCTGAAGCAGGCCGCCGCGCAGGGCTGCGCCGTCCACGTCCAGGCCATGCTCGACTTCCAGGCCATGGGCATCCCCACGGTGGACTACGGCAACAACATCCGCCAGGTGGCCTTCGACCAGGGCGTGAAGAATGCCTTCGATTTCCCCGGCTTCGTGCCCGCGTACATCCGGCCGTTGTTCTGCGAAGGCAAGGGCCCGTTCCGCTGGGTGGCGCTCTCCGGCGACCCTGAAGACATCTACAGGACCGACGCCAGGATCAAGGAGCTGTTCCCCGAGAACAAGCACACCCACCGCTGGCTGGACATGGCCCGCGAGCGCATCGCCTTCCAGGGCCTGCCCGCGCGCATCTGCTGGCTGGGCCTGGGCGAGCGCCACAAGGCGGCGCTGGCCTTCAACGAGATGGTGAAGAACGGCGAACTCAAGGCGCCCATCGTGATCGGCCGGGACCACCTGGACACGGGTTCCGTCGCCAGCCCGAACCGCGAGACCGAGGCCATGAAGGACGGCACCGACGCGGTGAGCGACTGGCCGCTGCTGAACGCGCTGCTCAATACCGCCGGCGGGGCCACGTGGGTGAGCCTGCACCATGGCGGCGGCGTGGGCATGGGCTATTCGCAACATGCGGGCGTGGTGATCGTGGCCGACGGCACCGACGAGGCTGCTGCGCGCCTGGGCCGCGTGCTGTGGAACGATCCGGCCAGCGGCGTGATGCGCCATGCCGATGCGGGCTACGACATCGCCATTGCCACGGCGAAGAAGCACCGCCTCCACCTGCCGATGGTGCGCTGA
- a CDS encoding phytanoyl-CoA dioxygenase family protein, whose product MASASHALRDDLRQRVQERVTPDLVADFARDGAVCIRQLLTPGEVALLREGIDANLATPSPRAKVASRPDDPGRFFEDFCNWQDIPAFGRFIGETPVALAAQRLMQSRGVRLYHDHVLVKEPGTRQRTPWHQDQPYYNIDGAQNISCWIPVDPVPRAGTLEFVAGSHRGPWLMPRSFMDHQAKWFPEGSLQDLPDVDADRAAFDILGWDIEPGDVVCFHMLTLHAAGGFEGPGRRRVFSVRFLGDDVRHAPRAWRTSPEFPGLADELPAGAPMVHPLFPLLAGEGA is encoded by the coding sequence ATGGCATCCGCATCCCATGCCCTTCGCGACGACCTGCGCCAGCGTGTGCAGGAGCGCGTCACGCCCGACCTGGTGGCCGATTTCGCGCGCGACGGTGCCGTGTGCATCCGCCAGTTGCTCACGCCGGGCGAGGTGGCGCTGCTGCGGGAGGGCATCGACGCCAACCTGGCCACGCCCAGCCCGCGTGCCAAGGTCGCCAGCCGGCCGGACGATCCGGGCCGGTTCTTCGAGGACTTCTGCAACTGGCAGGACATCCCCGCGTTCGGCCGCTTCATCGGCGAGACGCCCGTGGCCCTGGCGGCGCAGCGGCTCATGCAGTCGCGCGGGGTACGCCTCTACCATGACCACGTGCTGGTCAAGGAGCCCGGCACGCGCCAGCGCACGCCCTGGCACCAGGACCAGCCCTACTACAACATCGACGGCGCGCAGAACATCAGCTGCTGGATCCCGGTGGATCCGGTGCCGCGCGCCGGCACGCTGGAATTCGTCGCCGGCTCGCACCGTGGTCCCTGGCTCATGCCGCGCAGCTTCATGGACCACCAGGCGAAGTGGTTCCCCGAAGGCAGCCTGCAGGACCTGCCGGACGTGGACGCCGATCGCGCCGCCTTCGACATCCTGGGCTGGGACATCGAGCCCGGCGACGTGGTGTGCTTCCACATGCTCACGCTGCATGCGGCCGGCGGCTTCGAGGGGCCGGGGCGGCGGCGGGTGTTCTCCGTGCGCTTCCTGGGCGACGACGTGCGGCATGCGCCGCGCGCCTGGAGAACCTCGCCGGAGTTCCCCGGCCTGGCCGACGAACTGCCTGCCGGCGCGCCCATGGTGCATCCGCTCTTCCCGCTGCTGGCGGGCGAGGGTGCCTGA
- a CDS encoding amino acid ABC transporter ATP-binding protein produces MTMQNGSPNAGPMVRIRGLRKAYGDHVVLDGIDFDVQPSQVVVVIGPSGSGKSTFLRCCNGLEQPQGGRIDICGRTLVDEGRMLPDRDLNALREEVGMVFQSFNLFPHLSVIDNVTLGPRKLHGTARAEAEAQARVLLEKVGLAHKADAMPASLSGGQKQRVAIARALAMKPRVMLFDEPTSALDPELVGEVLQVMKVLAREGMTMMVVTHEMDFAREVGDVVVVMDGGGIIESGAPATIFTNPRQERTRSFLQAVLTRA; encoded by the coding sequence ATGACGATGCAAAACGGTTCCCCGAATGCCGGGCCCATGGTGCGCATCCGCGGCCTGCGCAAGGCCTATGGCGACCACGTCGTGCTCGATGGCATCGATTTCGACGTCCAGCCCTCGCAGGTGGTGGTGGTGATCGGCCCCAGCGGCTCGGGCAAGAGCACCTTCCTGCGCTGCTGCAACGGACTGGAACAGCCCCAGGGCGGACGCATCGACATCTGCGGGCGCACGCTGGTGGACGAGGGCCGGATGCTGCCGGACCGTGACCTCAACGCACTGCGCGAGGAGGTGGGCATGGTGTTCCAGTCCTTCAACCTGTTCCCGCACCTGTCGGTGATCGACAACGTGACGCTGGGCCCGCGCAAGCTGCACGGCACGGCGCGCGCCGAGGCGGAGGCGCAGGCGCGCGTGCTGCTCGAAAAGGTGGGCCTCGCCCACAAGGCCGACGCCATGCCCGCGAGCCTCTCCGGTGGGCAGAAGCAGCGCGTCGCCATTGCCCGTGCTCTGGCCATGAAGCCGCGCGTGATGCTGTTCGACGAGCCCACCTCGGCCCTTGATCCCGAACTGGTGGGCGAGGTGCTGCAGGTCATGAAGGTGCTGGCGCGCGAAGGCATGACCATGATGGTCGTGACCCACGAGATGGATTTCGCGCGCGAGGTCGGGGACGTCGTCGTCGTCATGGATGGCGGCGGCATCATCGAATCGGGCGCGCCCGCCACCATCTTCACCAACCCGCGCCAGGAACGCACGCGTTCGTTCCTGCAGGCCGTGCTCACGCGCGCCTGA